In Tenrec ecaudatus isolate mTenEca1 chromosome 4, mTenEca1.hap1, whole genome shotgun sequence, a single window of DNA contains:
- the PSMD13 gene encoding 26S proteasome non-ATPase regulatory subunit 13, protein MKDVPGFLQQSQSSGPGQAAVWHRLEELYTKKLWHQLTLQVLDFVQDPCFAQGDGLIKLYENFISEFEHRVNPLSLVEIILHVVRQMTDPNVALTFLEKTREKVKSSDEAVILCKTAIGALKLNIGDLQVTKETIEDVEEMLNNLPGVTSVHSRFYDLSSKYYQTIGNHAAYYKDALRFLGCIDIKDLPVSEQQERAFTLGLAGLLGEGVFNFGELLMHPVLESLRGTERQWLIDTLYAFNSGHVEKFQALKTAWGQQPDLAANEAQLLRKIQLLCLMEMTFTRPANHRQLTFEEIAQSAQIPVNEVELLVMKALSVGLVRGSIDEVDRRVHMTWVQPRVLDLQQIKGMKGRLEVWCADVRSMETLVGQQAYDILT, encoded by the exons ATGAAGGACGTCCCGGGCTTCCTACAGCAGAGCCAGAGCTCCGGACCCGGCCAGGCCGCCGTGTGGCACCGTTTGGAGGAGCTCTACACAAAGAA GTTGTGGCATCAGCTGACACTGCAAGTGCTTGACTTCGTTCAGGACCCCTGCTTTGCCCAAGGAGATGGCCTCATTAAG CTTTACGAAAACTTCATCAGTGAGTTTGAACACAG AGTGAACCCTCTGTCCCTCGTGGAGATCATCCTCCATGTCGTCCGGCAGATGACAG ACCCTAACGTGGCTCTCACCTTTCTGGAAAAGACCCGTGAGAAG GTGAAAAGCAGCGACGAGGCAGTGATCCTGTGTAAGACGGCCATTGGAGCACTGAAGTTAAACATCGGGGACCTGCAGGTTACGAAG GAGACCATTGAGGATGTTGAAGAGATGCTCAACAACCTGCCTGGTGTGACGTCCGTGCACAGCCGCTTCTATGACCTGTCCAGCAAGTACTACCAGACCATCGGGAACCACGCGGCCTACTACAAGGACGCCCTGCGCTTCCTGGGCTGTATTGACATTAAGGACCTGCCAG TCTCGGAGCAGCAGGAGCGGGCCTTCACGCTGGGCCTCGCGGGGCTGCTCGGTGAAGGTGTCTTCAACTTCGGAGAGTTG CTTATGCACCCTGTGCTGGAGTCGCTGCGGGGCACAGAGCGGCAGTGGCTCATCGACACCCTGTACGCCTTCAACAGTGGCCATGTGGAGAAGTTCCAGGCCCTGAAGACCGCCTGGGGCCAACAG CCCGACTTGGCAGCCAATGAAGCTCAGCTGCTGAGGAAGATCCAGCTGCTCTGCCTCATGGAG ATGACTTTCACGCGGCCCGCCAACCACCGACAGCTCACGTTTGAAGAGATCGCCCAGAGCGCCCAGATCCCCGTGAATGAG GTGGAGCTGCTAGTGATGAAGGCGCTGTCGGTGGGGCTGGTGAGGGGCAGCATCGATGAGGTGGATCGGCGTGTCCACATGACGTGGGTGCAGCCCCGGGTGTTGGACCTGCAGCAG ATCAAGGGCATGAAGGGCCGCCTGGAGGTGTGGTGCGCAGACGTGCGGAGCATGGAGACGCTGGTGGGACAGCAGGCCTATGACATCCTCACCTAG